Proteins from a genomic interval of Stigmatopora nigra isolate UIUO_SnigA chromosome 19, RoL_Snig_1.1, whole genome shotgun sequence:
- the pcp4a gene encoding calmodulin regulator protein PCP4a isoform X2, which translates to MSEKQISGAISGNSKPSSDLDEKKNSVPGDFDIDMDSPQTEKAAVAIQSQFRKFQKKKEQDVKS; encoded by the exons AAACAAATCTCCGGAGCCATAAGTGGAAACAGCAAACCGTCATCTGACCTGG ATGAGAAGAAAAACAGCGTCCCGGGGGACTTTGACATCGACATGGACAGCCCGCAGACCGAGAAGGCGGCTGTGGCCATCCAGTCGCAGTTCAGGAAATTCCAGAAAAAGAAGGAGCAGGATGTCAAGTCGTAG
- the pcp4a gene encoding calmodulin regulator protein PCP4a isoform X1: MSEKQISGAISGNSKPSSDLADEKKNSVPGDFDIDMDSPQTEKAAVAIQSQFRKFQKKKEQDVKS, from the exons AAACAAATCTCCGGAGCCATAAGTGGAAACAGCAAACCGTCATCTGACCTGG CAGATGAGAAGAAAAACAGCGTCCCGGGGGACTTTGACATCGACATGGACAGCCCGCAGACCGAGAAGGCGGCTGTGGCCATCCAGTCGCAGTTCAGGAAATTCCAGAAAAAGAAGGAGCAGGATGTCAAGTCGTAG